The segment CCCCCGTGATCCCCTCGGGGTCTGCTGCCCAGTTCCGCCACCGGAGCCGTTCCGGCATCGGTGACCGGTACCCCTTCTTGAACAGTTCGTACTCCTTCTCCTTGTCATCGAAGATCTTCAGGAAGAGCATCCAGCCGAGTTGGCTGATCCGCTGGGCATCGCCATCTACACCCGCATCCTTCCGCATGATATCCTGGATCGTCTTGATCGTAGTACCGACTGCCATAAAAAAACCGGATTCTCCTTATTCGTGCCGTTCAGCACTCAGCGGTGTAGAGACACTGCTCAAGCCGACGTATTGCTGACATATAGTTGGCGCTCCCGCCAAAAATAGTGTTCACAATTTCCAGTGGTGTGCCGAACGTGGTGAACGGGTCCACCCGCAGCACTTCCATGCTCTCGATATCGGTGATCCCGCCATCGGAATATTTCGACAGGAGGGCATCGAGTACCTTCCGGGCCTGCTCGCCATACTTCGTGAAGTAATTCGCCTTCCGGACCTTTGCCGCCCGCTCCCTCCGGGACATCGGAGGCTGGCCAAAGACCACATGGCAGATCAGGTCAAAGGGATCATAATCCTTCCCCACCTGCTCCTGGAGCGCCTCGAAGAGTACGCCCTGCTCCTCCAGTTCCTCCAGGATCACCGTCTTCTGCTCCGCCTTCGTCCACGAGTTCATGAACGCACTGAGCGTAGCATACTGCCGGGTCACGTTCTTCTTCGTGTAGTCTTCCAGCGACTCGGTGATCAGCTTCCCGTCCGCAGCCATATACTGGACCCGCTCGGCAACAACGGAAACCGGCACATCGTTCACCACGTACCGCCTCGTCCCGTCTCCCGGAGGTTTGGGCAAAGGAGGAGCAATCGGATCGGTCGGGTCGTACAGGCTCCCGTCCAGCGGTTCGCCGTCAAAGTCCGGGTCGGCGAAGAGCTCGCTCACCTTCCGGAAGTCCATGATCGTAAAGAAGAACTTGTTGTAGTCCTCGTTGATCCGGGTCCCGCGGCCGATGATCTGCTTGAACTCGGACATCGACTCGATCCTTTTATCGATCACGATCAGCTTGCAGGTCTGGGCATCGACGCCGGTTCCCATCAGTTTCGAAGTCGTCGCAATCACCGGGTACTTCGAGTCCGGCATGATGAAATTGTCCAGTTCTGCCTTCCCGTCGGGGCTGTCACCCGTGATACGGACAATGTACCGGCCATTCTCCTTCACCAGATCGGCGTTCTCGTTCACGAGACAACTCCGCATCCGCTCGGCATGATCGATATTCTCGCAGAAGACGATCGTCTTGTCGTACCTGCCGGTGTTCTTTAAGAAATCCGAGATCTTCCGGGCCACGAGTTCCGTCCGGTGCTCTAAGACAAGGCTCCGGTCGAAGTCCTTCTGGTTGAAGATCCGGTCCTCTATCTCAACACCGTATTTGTCCTTCTGTCCCCGGGTTGGTCGCCAGCCCTGTAAATCCTTGTCCAGATCGATCCGGTACACCCGGTACGGGGCAAGGAACCCGTCCTCGATCCCCTGCTTCAGCGAATACTCGTACACCGGCTTTCCGAAGTAATGGACACTGGAGACGTACTTCGTCTCCTTCGGAGTCGCTGTAAGACCGATATGAGTCGCGGTCTTGAAGTAATCAAGGATCTCCCGCCACATCGCATCGTCCGCCGCACTCCCCCGGTGGCATTCGTCAACGATGATCAGATCGAAAAAGTCGGGAGAGAACTGCTTGTAGATATTGCGCTCCTCCTCATTGCCGGACACTGCCTGGTAAAGCGAGAGATAGATCTCGTAACTCTTGTCCACCTGCCGGTTCGTGATCTTCGTCATCGCGGACCCAAATGGCTTGAAATCGTTCGTCTTTGTCTGGTCGACAAGGATATTCCGGTCCGCTAAAAACAGGATACGCTTCTTGGTCCCGGACTTCCAGAGCCGCCAGATGATCTGGAATGCCGTATAGGTCTTGCCGGTGCCGGTCGCCATGACCAGCAGGACCCGGTTCTGACCGTTCGCGATTGCCTCGATCGTCCGGTTGATCGCGTTCACCTGGTAATAGCGGGGCATCTTCCGTACATCGTCGATATAGTAGCCCTGCGTAATGATCTGCTCTTTTCTCTCATCCAGACCTTTCCATTTCCGGTACCGGGTCCAGAGGTCCGTAGGTCGGGGAAACTCCGTAAGAGTGAGCTCATGCTCCATGGGTTCATAATTGCCGGAACGGTCGTGCAGCAAAAACCCGTCACCATTGGAACTGAACACAAACGGGATATCCATCATCTCTGCATAGGCAAGGGCCTGCTGCATCCCGGCGCCTACGATGTGATTATTGTCCTTTGCCTCGATCACAGCAATCGGAAGATTGGGTTTGTAATAAAGGATATAGTCAGCCCGTCGCGGCTTGGCCCGGCTCACGGAGTTACCGTTTACAAGAACCCGGCCATCCGTGACATTGACCTCTTCCCGTATGTGGTGATGCTGGTCCCAGCCCGAGAGGGTTAATGCGGGTGTGATGAATTTGGTGCAGATGTCCCGCTCGCTTAACTTCTTCTTGTCCGATGTGTCCATTCAGTGATTCTCTCTATCTTTGACAATCCGCTAATATCTTTCTATATAAATATCAACATCTGCAACACCCGCAATAAGATCTACGGAACAATTTTCAATCACACTTTGAATTTTATTTTTCAACCAGACCTTGCCCAAAAAATTTCAACCAGACTTTGATTTTATTTTTTTAACCAGACTTTGATTGAAAAAAAATAATCAGACTTTGCTCAAAAATTTTCAATCACACTTTGAATTGTAATTTTCAACCACACCTTGCCTAAAAAAAATAAATCAGACCATGCTCAAAAATTTTCAATCAACCTATCAGCCCCTGCTTAAAATCCGTTCACCGATCAACCAGACTCTGCTTGAAAATGTAAAAACGCGATCCGTTCCTGATTCTTTAAACCGAAAGGGAGAAAATCCGGTCAACACCTCCGACGTGAACCCGCACCGGTATCTCACCCAAACCGTACCTCCGGCCACTCAGCAGGATCAATCAGACTCTGCTCAAAAATGTTCAATCGGGTACGCGATCGCGATTGAAAATCATTTCCGGATCAACCAGACCTTGATTGAAAAATGTTAACCAGACTTTGAATTTATTTTTTCAACCGGACTCTGCCTAAAAATTTTCAATCGAACCTTACTTGAAAAATTGTAACCAGACTTTGATTTTATTTTTTCAACCAGCCTCTGCTTAAAAAAATAAAATCGAACCTTGATTAAAAAAATAAAACCAGACTTTGATTTTTATTTTTTAATCAAACCCTGATTGAAAAAGAGATCTGCCGGCCAGAAAAATCCGAAAAAGCCGGCTCCGCAGGAAAATACCGGTGCACCAGATCCCGGAGCTCGCTGGTGCTGTCCGGAGCGATTATGCACCACAATCCCAATGGAATAGATCCGTTTTGTCAGCGATTGCACCGCCGGCCGAACATGCCCCCGGCCAAACGCCAGCAGAACCAGAATAAGATAATCTCAAAATCCGAAAACCCGCACACATTGTTGCGAAGCAAAACCTTCGCCCTGTAATGGTAAAAAAAGATTTTCAGACCATTACGGCACGGATAATCGTTACATCCTTGGCCGGGCGATCCCCGCGCAGGGTCTTTGTCTTGCCGATCTTGTCGACAACATCCATACCTTCCACAACTTTCCCAAAGACCGGGTGTTTGTCGTCAAGGAAGTTGTTGTTGACAAGGTTGATGAAGAACTGTGATCCGCCAGTGTTGGGGCCGGCATTCGCCATCGAGATGGTGCCACGGTTGTTCCGGTTGGCTGGTCCGAACTCGTCCTTGATCGCGTACCCGGGTCCGCCCATGCCGGTCCCCTGCGGGCAGCCGGCCTGCAGCATGAACCCGTCGATAACCCGGTGGAAGATGATGCCATCATAGAAGCCTTTTTTCACGAGCGTTTCAAAGTTGCCCGCAGTGACGGGCATAGCGGGATCGAGCGCGATGGTGATGTTACCCATGTTTGTCTCGAGCCGCACGATATTTCCTGCTGGTTCTGTCATGATATGCTGTAGGAGTATTGGGTCTGTTGATTCTTCTGTGTTGTGAATGCCTGCCATCTTAAAGCAAGGGAAAAAAGGAGATTAGATCATGACCGCTTTAAGGATTGTCACGTTCTGGAGCGGGCGGTTTTCCTGTCCACCGGAAGTCGGTACTTTTGCGATCTTATCGACCACGTCCATGCCTTCTACCACTTTTCCAAAGACCGGGTGCCTGGTATCCAGGTAATTGTTGTTGACCAGGTTGATGAAGAACTGAGACCCGCCGGTGTTGGGGCCGGCATTTGCCATCGAGATGGTGCCGCGGTTGTTCCTGTTGGTGGGTCCGAACTCATCCTTGATTGTGTAACCCGGGCCACCGCGGCCGGTGCCGGTCGGGTCGCCACCCTGGATCATGAACCCGGGTATGACACGGTGGAAGATCACGTTGTTGTAATATCCCTCGTTCACGAGTGTCTCGAAATTACCCGTGGTGATGGGCATACTGGGATCGAGCGCGATGACAATGTCTCCCATGTTAGTTGAAAGACGGGCCCGTTTCCACGCCTCCGTGGAGATCCCGGTCGCAGCCGTTGTTACCCCGGGAGTTACCTGGATGGTCCCTGTTTCCGTTTTGGTTCTGGCCGATGATACCGATTGCTGGGTACACCCTGCAGCGAGAAGAAGTGCCACAACGAGTACACATGCCAGCAGTACGGTGCGCACTGGTAATGACATAGTAGAGAATGGTTGGAACGATAAGAAAAAAGAAGTTGCGGGACATCAGCCCCGCTTTATGGGTGTTTTTCACTCACCTTTCTTCTCGTCCCTGCGGCCGAACCAGAAGATTGCACCAACCGCCAGGATCATCGAGATGATACCGGTGACAAGGATCAGGTATCCTTTCCCCCCCATGTAATTCGTGTAGTCGGTAGCTGACATATCAATGGCGAGCACTGCGTGTGTGTTACCGTTCGAGTTACTCAGGGAATCATCGATCGGTGCATACGCCGACATGAACGATCCATATTTGGTAGTATACGGTTCTTTGGATGAAGTCGGGCGGGATAGTGCTTCAAAGATCTCCATCGTATCAGGAGACGTTGACAGTTCGCCGATCTTTGCAGAACCCTGCGGGTCATCGGGATACAGGTCATCTACAAGGAAGGTAATGGATCGATCCGGGTTCACTTTTAAGATATACGCGTTGAGAATGTGATCGTCCATACTGCGGAGCGTGCGCAGTTCCTTTACCACTGCCAGGTATTTCGGCGATCCTTCATCGCCGGCTTTGAGCAGGACAACATCACTTCCATTGATCTGGGTTGCCATTACTCCTGCCGTTGATTCAAGTCCGTTGCGGACCGAGTCCTTGATTGCGGCAGTCGAACTTGTGTATGCAAGAGCCGTCAGGCTCCCGATGATGATAATCACGACGATAGTGCTTATCCAAAGTAGTGTTGATTTTGAACAGGTACCGGTCATTTCAGCTTCGCCTCCTTAACCCTATCACAATTCCCAGGATGGTTACCATTCCTCCAATCAGGATAACTGGTGAGGATGCGCTCTGCGGTGTGGGGGTTGGTGCGGGTGTCATCCCGATTGCGAGCGGGGTTGTCTGTCCCGAGACGACCGTTACCGTACCTGAGTAATCGGTATACCCGGTATACTTCAGCAGAATCTGGTGCTGGCCCGGATCGATCTCGGTGATGGTTGCCGGGGTATATCCCCTGAATATGTTATCAATCAGGATCTCTGCGCCTGATGGTGTTGAGACTATGTTGATTGCACCGGCTGCCGGCACGGGCGTGGGACTCGGTCCGATACGGGTCATGACCACGGGCACGTATGTGTTGGCATTGGGTTTGACATACACCGTCTCGATCCAGTCATTGTATCCTGATGCAGTGAGTTTGACGATATGGCTTCCCGAGGGTATGTTGTTGAGTGTGAGACCCCCTGACGGGTTGGTGATACCCTGATAGGCACTGTCCAAAAACACACTGGCACCGGCCGGTGCGGACCCAATGGATATTGATCCGAAGATTGCCGGGGTCAGGCTGGGACCAATCGTCTGTGAGCTGCCTGCAGTGACATATACGCTCGTACTCCAGTCATTGTAACCGGGTTGTTTGAGTACGATGTTGTGGTTGCCGGGATAGAGTGTGAGTGTTATCGGGGTTACACCATTGTAGGTGCCGTCAACATACACCTGTGCCCCGCTGGGGCTTGATTTAACATATACCGTTCCTGTGTTACGGGGTGGTTGTGGAGACTGCTGGAGCGTGGGATAATACGCTGCGGTCTGCCCTGCATATACGTTGATCGTCTGGGTATTCGGGGTGTACCCGTTCAGGGTCGCCTTCATGGAGTAAGATCCCGGTGGCAGGTTTGGGATCGTGATCGGAGAATACCCGTAATAATTCCCGTTCATATAGATCGCAGCACCTGCAGGATTTGACTGGGCATAGATCGCCCCGTTCTGGACCGGGGGCACGGTCGTCGGGGTGACGATTGGATTTATCGTGGCGTAAACCTGGACATGCTGACCACTCGATGGCATACCAGAGAGCGGACCTGACCATGTGGTGTAGCCGGATTTTGATACGGAAACCGTCCTGACCGGAGTACCGGTTGGTGATACCGCTACCGAGAGTATTCCCCCGGCAATATTGCCCTGGGGGGCACCATCGAAATAGACCGTGGCGCCGTCAACATTGCCATAGGTGTCAATCCATCCTTTACCTCCGCCAACTTCCGTGGGTTCAATCGTGATGGTAATTTCTGTGGTCGGTATGCGTGTGGGTTCAGTGGTGGGGGGGGTGACAACCGTCGGAATCGTGATGGTTGGTTCGGTCGTGCGCTCTGTGACAACAGTTGGCATTGTAGTTGGTGCTGTTGTGGGTTCCTTGGTTGGCGCTGTTGTCGGAACAGTCGTAGGGATTGTTGTGGGAACGGGGGTTGGTTCTGTCGTCGGGACGGGTGTCGGTTCGGTTGTTGGTATCGTTGTCGTCTCGGTTACCGGGGGGGTGACATCACCGACACCAATACTCGCTGATACTGGAATGGTACAGACTGCACACAGCATCAGAATTATGGTTATCATGAAAAATCGTCTTTTCACTGTATCTCTTCCTGTACTCTAATTTCAGGAGAGCGCGCTATTTATAGCATACGTTTTTTTAGAGATTGACGGCAAATCAGATTTTTTATTAAAATTTACAGGGAGCTAAGTTCCTTTATCACATTGGATAATCGCGAGATCCCGATTTTTATCATCTCTTCGTCAGGGTTCGAGAAGTTCAGCCGTATGGTATCCCCACCACCCCCGTCCACATAAAACGGCATGCCCGGAAGCACGGCAACTTTTTGTAAAACCCCCTCGTCAAAGACCCTGCGGGAAGAGATGCCGGATGGGAGGGTTGCCATAAGGAACATTCCCCCTTCAGGAGTTGTGTGGGAGAGCTGGGGCAACTGGTCATCGAGCAGATCGCACATCAACCTGCACTTCCTGCCGTACACGCGGGTAATGTGACGGATATGGTCATCGAGATTGTGCGTGGTCAGGTACCGGTGCAGGATCTTCTGGCAGAGGAAATTGGAATGCAGGTCTGCCGCCTGCTTGACGACATTGAACGGAGTGAGAATTGTCCGGGGCGCATAGATCCAGCCTATCCGCATGCCTGGTGCGATGATCTTGGAGAATGAGCCAGAGATGACGCTCTGGTCAGGCAGGTACTTTGTTACCGGCATCCGGGGTTTTGTGTCAAAGAAGAGTTCGCCGAATGCATCGTCTTCATAAAAGACGGTGTCACTCGTCTGGAGTATATCGGCGATCGCCCGGCGTTTCTCCTGTGAGTATGTCCTGCCCGACGGGTTCTGGGAGTTGGGAATGCCGTAGAAGAACTTCGCGTTGGTCGTTTTAACGAATCGTTCGAATGATGCGAGATCCGGGCCATCGTCTTCCAGCGGAACGGTATCGATGACCGGTTCATAGAGTGAAAAGGCCTCGATGGCACCGAGATACCCGGGCCGTTCCATGCCGACATGATCGCCGGTATTGAGAAAAATTTTGGCAAAGAGATCCAGGCACTGCTGTGAGCCGTTGACGATCTGGATCTCTGCTGCGGTTGCCGGCAGTCCCAGCCGGGTGCGATAGCGTTCAGCGATGTACTCCCGCAGCGGCAGGTATCCGTCAGTGGTTGTGTACTGGAGCGCGATATGGGCATCCTCTTCCATCACCTGTCGTGTTGCCTGTGCAATCCCTTCGGTATCGATCAGTGCAGAGGAGGGAAGTCCGCCCGCGAACGAGATGATGGATGGGTTGTTCGAAACGGAGAAGAGTTCGGAAAGAAATGACACCGGTGCCCGTTTGATCCTGTCTGCGAAGTGAAATGACATGAATTGTTCCCGCTGGTTGATCAGGTACCTGATTGGTGATTCACCACGAAAAAACCCGTGTATCCGATCAAGCGCTAAGTACTCGCTCCTGTCCGGATTACTCACAAAC is part of the Methanoregula sp. genome and harbors:
- a CDS encoding PLP-dependent aminotransferase family protein encodes the protein MSFHFADRIKRAPVSFLSELFSVSNNPSIISFAGGLPSSALIDTEGIAQATRQVMEEDAHIALQYTTTDGYLPLREYIAERYRTRLGLPATAAEIQIVNGSQQCLDLFAKIFLNTGDHVGMERPGYLGAIEAFSLYEPVIDTVPLEDDGPDLASFERFVKTTNAKFFYGIPNSQNPSGRTYSQEKRRAIADILQTSDTVFYEDDAFGELFFDTKPRMPVTKYLPDQSVISGSFSKIIAPGMRIGWIYAPRTILTPFNVVKQAADLHSNFLCQKILHRYLTTHNLDDHIRHITRVYGRKCRLMCDLLDDQLPQLSHTTPEGGMFLMATLPSGISSRRVFDEGVLQKVAVLPGMPFYVDGGGGDTIRLNFSNPDEEMIKIGISRLSNVIKELSSL
- a CDS encoding PEGA domain-containing protein, whose product is MITIILMLCAVCTIPVSASIGVGDVTPPVTETTTIPTTEPTPVPTTEPTPVPTTIPTTVPTTAPTKEPTTAPTTMPTVVTERTTEPTITIPTVVTPPTTEPTRIPTTEITITIEPTEVGGGKGWIDTYGNVDGATVYFDGAPQGNIAGGILSVAVSPTGTPVRTVSVSKSGYTTWSGPLSGMPSSGQHVQVYATINPIVTPTTVPPVQNGAIYAQSNPAGAAIYMNGNYYGYSPITIPNLPPGSYSMKATLNGYTPNTQTINVYAGQTAAYYPTLQQSPQPPRNTGTVYVKSSPSGAQVYVDGTYNGVTPITLTLYPGNHNIVLKQPGYNDWSTSVYVTAGSSQTIGPSLTPAIFGSISIGSAPAGASVFLDSAYQGITNPSGGLTLNNIPSGSHIVKLTASGYNDWIETVYVKPNANTYVPVVMTRIGPSPTPVPAAGAINIVSTPSGAEILIDNIFRGYTPATITEIDPGQHQILLKYTGYTDYSGTVTVVSGQTTPLAIGMTPAPTPTPQSASSPVILIGGMVTILGIVIGLRRRS
- a CDS encoding DEAD/DEAH box helicase family protein — its product is MDTSDKKKLSERDICTKFITPALTLSGWDQHHHIREEVNVTDGRVLVNGNSVSRAKPRRADYILYYKPNLPIAVIEAKDNNHIVGAGMQQALAYAEMMDIPFVFSSNGDGFLLHDRSGNYEPMEHELTLTEFPRPTDLWTRYRKWKGLDERKEQIITQGYYIDDVRKMPRYYQVNAINRTIEAIANGQNRVLLVMATGTGKTYTAFQIIWRLWKSGTKKRILFLADRNILVDQTKTNDFKPFGSAMTKITNRQVDKSYEIYLSLYQAVSGNEEERNIYKQFSPDFFDLIIVDECHRGSAADDAMWREILDYFKTATHIGLTATPKETKYVSSVHYFGKPVYEYSLKQGIEDGFLAPYRVYRIDLDKDLQGWRPTRGQKDKYGVEIEDRIFNQKDFDRSLVLEHRTELVARKISDFLKNTGRYDKTIVFCENIDHAERMRSCLVNENADLVKENGRYIVRITGDSPDGKAELDNFIMPDSKYPVIATTSKLMGTGVDAQTCKLIVIDKRIESMSEFKQIIGRGTRINEDYNKFFFTIMDFRKVSELFADPDFDGEPLDGSLYDPTDPIAPPLPKPPGDGTRRYVVNDVPVSVVAERVQYMAADGKLITESLEDYTKKNVTRQYATLSAFMNSWTKAEQKTVILEELEEQGVLFEALQEQVGKDYDPFDLICHVVFGQPPMSRRERAAKVRKANYFTKYGEQARKVLDALLSKYSDGGITDIESMEVLRVDPFTTFGTPLEIVNTIFGGSANYMSAIRRLEQCLYTAEC
- a CDS encoding peptidylprolyl isomerase — encoded protein: MSLPVRTVLLACVLVVALLLAAGCTQQSVSSARTKTETGTIQVTPGVTTAATGISTEAWKRARLSTNMGDIVIALDPSMPITTGNFETLVNEGYYNNVIFHRVIPGFMIQGGDPTGTGRGGPGYTIKDEFGPTNRNNRGTISMANAGPNTGGSQFFINLVNNNYLDTRHPVFGKVVEGMDVVDKIAKVPTSGGQENRPLQNVTILKAVMI
- a CDS encoding peptidylprolyl isomerase, with the translated sequence MTEPAGNIVRLETNMGNITIALDPAMPVTAGNFETLVKKGFYDGIIFHRVIDGFMLQAGCPQGTGMGGPGYAIKDEFGPANRNNRGTISMANAGPNTGGSQFFINLVNNNFLDDKHPVFGKVVEGMDVVDKIGKTKTLRGDRPAKDVTIIRAVMV